The bacterium genome includes a region encoding these proteins:
- a CDS encoding lipoate--protein ligase family protein produces MQPDNVVEYQQMRHICSSGNLEVIRWSEPSVDANLKIDAQFAQCAARSGNRTVRLWWGSGPTIVLGCGDKPELALNLDECRKRGIEWVRRITGGGTVLQTPGVFNYSYTAPSGGRMDMDRVFRQGADLIIKVLARFGVNAWQRGVSDVAVGELKVSGNAQARKWKSILLHGTLLVDIDRKLMEDVLKYPSKEPDYRDGRSHSDFIVTLKELGAFSDPVILEKAFASAAVEVFG; encoded by the coding sequence ATGCAGCCAGATAATGTTGTTGAATATCAGCAGATGAGACATATTTGCTCATCGGGAAACCTAGAGGTAATTCGCTGGTCGGAACCTTCTGTCGATGCAAACCTGAAGATAGACGCGCAGTTCGCTCAATGCGCTGCTCGAAGTGGCAATCGGACTGTACGATTGTGGTGGGGCAGTGGTCCTACTATTGTTCTCGGTTGTGGAGACAAACCCGAGCTGGCGCTAAATCTCGATGAATGTCGAAAGCGTGGAATCGAATGGGTCAGAAGAATCACCGGCGGCGGGACAGTCCTACAGACTCCCGGCGTATTCAACTATTCGTACACAGCACCAAGCGGTGGCCGGATGGATATGGACAGAGTATTCAGGCAGGGTGCCGATCTGATTATTAAAGTCCTTGCTCGATTTGGTGTGAACGCCTGGCAGCGTGGTGTATCCGATGTTGCTGTAGGCGAGCTTAAGGTTTCCGGTAATGCACAGGCTCGCAAGTGGAAATCGATACTTTTGCATGGAACACTGCTGGTCGATATAGATCGCAAGTTGATGGAAGATGTTTTGAAGTACCCATCAAAGGAACCGGATTATCGAGATGGTAGGAGCCATAGTGACTTTATTGTTACGCTGAAGGAACTAGGGGCCTTTTCTGATCCAGTCATTCTCGAGAAGGCCTTTGCATCAGCGGCTGTTGAAGTCTTTGGATAA
- the gcvH gene encoding glycine cleavage system protein GcvH: MKRAVLSCNGMDKQFGSLARELALKLSETQGTEIICPVLLNNSPDRYEKTLAESSLLVVDGCPTRCASKLANKLGLKVDDKVLISEEAKTTGLEVGKSLRLGPVGMQLIELLSKECLVSRQISVEEASAGFDSPVDFITVTHDKFIFKIPSHDYLFSENDCWVRVIGNRARIGVSDFVQQNLTDITYFEPAEVGREIEQFDEVGSLESGKSMMDALSPVSGKIVAVNTELVDSPELVNEDPYGRGWIAEVELDDFESDKEVLLDAAAYSRIVEKKAAEAN, from the coding sequence ATGAAGCGTGCAGTTTTATCTTGTAATGGTATGGATAAGCAATTTGGATCGCTCGCGCGAGAACTGGCACTAAAGCTCTCTGAAACACAAGGGACGGAGATTATCTGCCCTGTTTTGCTCAACAACTCTCCCGACAGATATGAAAAGACTCTGGCTGAATCGTCGCTCTTGGTGGTTGATGGTTGTCCTACTCGTTGCGCCTCAAAGCTCGCCAATAAGCTCGGCCTTAAGGTAGACGATAAGGTACTGATATCGGAGGAGGCGAAGACGACTGGTCTGGAAGTCGGCAAATCGCTGCGGCTGGGGCCGGTGGGGATGCAACTAATTGAGCTTTTATCCAAAGAGTGCTTGGTGTCGAGACAGATATCTGTAGAGGAAGCCAGTGCCGGTTTTGACTCCCCAGTTGACTTCATAACCGTCACCCATGACAAATTCATTTTTAAGATTCCATCACATGATTACCTGTTTAGTGAGAATGACTGCTGGGTTCGTGTAATCGGCAATAGGGCCCGTATTGGTGTATCGGATTTTGTTCAGCAGAATTTGACCGACATAACCTACTTTGAGCCTGCCGAGGTAGGCAGAGAGATCGAACAGTTTGATGAGGTAGGCTCTCTGGAATCAGGAAAATCGATGATGGATGCCTTATCGCCCGTATCCGGTAAGATTGTAGCAGTCAACACAGAACTTGTCGATTCACCCGAGTTGGTAAACGAGGATCCATACGGCAGGGGCTGGATAGCTGAAGTCGAACTTGATGATTTTGAATCGGATAAAGAAGTGCTTCTTGACGCGGCCGCCTACTCCAGGATCGTCGAAAAGAAAGCCGCTGAAGCGAATTAG
- a CDS encoding thioredoxin family protein, translating to MKIQVLGTGCAKCKTLAENAKKAVELVGIDAEIEKVEDIKEIMKFNILMTPGLVIDGEVKAAGRVLSPEDIKKLILAAGGD from the coding sequence ATGAAGATACAGGTTCTTGGCACAGGCTGTGCCAAGTGTAAAACGCTTGCTGAGAACGCGAAGAAAGCCGTCGAGCTTGTTGGGATAGATGCTGAAATCGAGAAAGTTGAGGATATCAAAGAGATCATGAAGTTCAATATCCTCATGACGCCGGGATTGGTTATCGATGGCGAAGTCAAAGCGGCGGGACGGGTGCTTTCCCCTGAAGATATCAAGAAGCTGATCCTTGCTGCTGGAGGTGACTAA
- a CDS encoding putative zinc-binding protein, with protein MADGEIKVGIISCSGEEIPEGTISRLATRRVLELMRPDNTVTICLPLFLAGNEAEREFATKHPTITVDGCSKLCAKKGTEKHSGPVSAAIVVSEILNGEGACCARSAKCQTETDKEAVWLVSEEIAKAVDSIISENCCCSVENADTGECACSKPLPGMVIEVDGRPVTIAGLSLIFDHLAENGLAADDLCGDKLLETVKIYHQIEPEEENVYKTALISAYKKYRRQ; from the coding sequence GTGGCTGACGGAGAGATCAAAGTAGGAATTATATCATGCAGTGGTGAGGAGATACCTGAGGGAACCATATCCCGCCTGGCGACCCGGAGAGTGTTGGAACTTATGCGACCTGATAATACGGTGACGATCTGCCTGCCATTGTTCCTCGCTGGAAATGAAGCGGAGCGTGAGTTTGCAACAAAGCACCCGACGATAACTGTGGATGGATGCAGCAAGTTATGCGCAAAGAAAGGCACTGAAAAACACAGCGGGCCGGTGAGTGCCGCTATAGTAGTCTCTGAAATACTAAACGGCGAGGGTGCGTGTTGTGCCAGGTCGGCTAAATGCCAAACCGAAACAGATAAAGAAGCAGTCTGGCTGGTTTCTGAGGAAATTGCGAAAGCAGTGGACTCAATCATATCTGAAAATTGCTGCTGCTCGGTAGAAAATGCGGATACTGGCGAGTGCGCGTGCTCGAAGCCACTTCCGGGTATGGTGATTGAAGTTGATGGCAGACCCGTCACAATTGCTGGACTGTCTCTCATATTCGATCACCTGGCAGAGAACGGTCTTGCCGCTGACGATTTGTGTGGAGACAAACTTCTTGAAACGGTAAAAATCTATCATCAGATCGAGCCTGAAGAAGAGAATGTATACAAGACAGCTTTGATATCAGCATATAAGAAATACAGGAGGCAATAG
- a CDS encoding metalloregulator ArsR/SmtB family transcription factor, with translation MNTNKLEYEMKAKIIKALAHPSRLMMVDALAEGEKCVCELTGLVGADISTVSKHLSVMKNAGIVDDRKVGLQVFYRLRVPCIIKFFSCIEAVMKEDAKTKEQIISCVC, from the coding sequence ATGAATACAAACAAGCTAGAATATGAGATGAAAGCAAAGATTATCAAGGCGTTAGCTCACCCGAGCCGCCTGATGATGGTTGATGCGCTTGCCGAAGGTGAAAAATGTGTATGTGAACTCACCGGATTGGTCGGAGCCGATATCTCCACAGTATCCAAGCATTTATCCGTGATGAAGAATGCAGGGATTGTTGATGATCGAAAGGTCGGTCTGCAGGTATTCTATCGCCTGCGCGTGCCCTGCATTATCAAGTTCTTCAGTTGTATTGAAGCAGTGATGAAAGAAGACGCTAAAACAAAAGAACAAATAATATCTTGTGTATGTTAG
- a CDS encoding ABC transporter ATP-binding protein/permease → MIANLGLLIVQAILPLAILYMTKLVIDIVSSQASNSDKLHRILVFLGISAVIAVILAICRSISNLVFVAQSEALTYYTHRLIHEKSISVDLEYYDNPDYHDILHRALGEASYRPARIANGLTQAGQSIISVLAVAVLLLTFSWQIAFILFLAAIPGLLMKVKYARQLFKWHILATYALRQSHYYSEVLTKDIYTKEIRVFGLGETFSKIYRQVCDKLRHARLRLAINHIPSESAAELGTILALFGSYAFIAHKTIVGDIRLGSLFMLFQAFQRGQASLQQALTALSELYEDNLFLSSLDEFLKLPTLVKEPSKPVAVPRPMKSGVNFTDVAFIYPKSDKFALKEINLSIKPGEIIALVGENGSGKSTLVKLLCRLYDPTDGSIKIDGTDLREMSTAGLRQEIGVIFQDYARYNATAGENIWFGDVSKEPNKDKIVAAARQSGADIAIENLKDGYDTVLGKAFQDGEELSLGQWQKLALARAFLRDAQIIVLDEPTSAMDPNAEYEFFENFRQLAQGRSAVIISHRFSTVKMADYIYVMQRGRIIESGTHDQLISIGNVYASMFEKQAQYYK, encoded by the coding sequence ATGATTGCGAATCTAGGATTACTTATAGTCCAAGCTATTCTGCCGCTTGCCATACTATATATGACCAAGCTGGTGATCGATATAGTATCATCTCAAGCAAGCAATTCAGACAAACTGCATCGGATTCTTGTATTTCTCGGAATTTCGGCAGTAATTGCCGTTATCCTGGCAATTTGCCGATCAATTTCCAATCTGGTATTCGTTGCCCAATCAGAGGCCCTCACTTACTACACACACCGCCTAATCCACGAAAAATCCATAAGTGTCGACCTGGAATATTACGACAATCCTGATTATCACGATATACTTCATCGTGCCTTGGGAGAAGCATCTTACAGACCAGCAAGAATAGCAAATGGGCTGACTCAAGCGGGTCAGAGCATTATTTCTGTATTGGCTGTTGCAGTACTTTTGCTAACATTCAGCTGGCAAATTGCATTTATACTATTTTTAGCCGCCATACCCGGCCTTTTAATGAAGGTTAAATATGCTCGTCAGCTTTTTAAGTGGCACATTCTCGCAACCTATGCATTAAGACAGTCTCACTATTACAGTGAAGTATTAACCAAGGATATATATACAAAAGAGATTCGAGTCTTTGGCCTTGGAGAGACATTTTCAAAGATATACCGCCAAGTATGCGACAAGCTCAGGCATGCCAGGCTAAGGCTCGCAATCAACCATATTCCTTCTGAGTCTGCTGCTGAGTTAGGAACCATTTTAGCCCTATTTGGGTCTTACGCGTTTATCGCTCATAAAACGATCGTAGGGGATATCAGACTTGGTTCTCTCTTTATGCTGTTCCAAGCATTTCAGCGCGGCCAAGCATCATTGCAGCAGGCTCTAACAGCATTATCCGAACTATATGAAGATAATCTTTTTCTCTCAAGTCTCGATGAGTTCCTTAAGCTGCCGACTCTCGTCAAGGAACCAAGCAAACCAGTAGCCGTACCCCGACCGATGAAATCAGGTGTCAACTTTACTGATGTTGCATTCATCTATCCGAAGAGCGACAAGTTCGCTCTCAAGGAAATTAATCTTTCCATAAAGCCGGGTGAGATTATTGCGCTGGTGGGCGAAAACGGTTCCGGTAAATCGACACTGGTCAAGTTATTGTGCCGTCTATATGACCCCACCGATGGCTCCATTAAGATTGATGGGACAGATCTACGTGAAATGTCTACTGCAGGGTTAAGACAAGAGATAGGAGTCATCTTCCAGGATTACGCTCGGTATAATGCGACTGCTGGTGAAAACATATGGTTTGGGGATGTAAGCAAAGAACCAAACAAGGATAAAATTGTGGCGGCGGCTAGGCAATCGGGGGCAGACATTGCAATAGAAAATTTAAAAGATGGATACGATACAGTTCTTGGCAAGGCATTTCAAGATGGCGAAGAGCTTAGCCTTGGCCAGTGGCAAAAATTGGCACTTGCAAGGGCTTTTCTCCGAGATGCCCAGATAATAGTCCTTGATGAACCTACAAGTGCAATGGACCCAAACGCAGAATATGAGTTTTTCGAGAATTTCCGTCAGCTGGCCCAGGGACGATCCGCCGTTATTATCAGTCACAGGTTCTCAACGGTCAAAATGGCAGACTATATTTACGTGATGCAGCGTGGGAGGATTATTGAAAGCGGTACTCATGATCAGTTGATAAGCATTGGTAATGTGTACGCGAGTATGTTTGAGAAGCAGGCGCAATACTATAAATGA
- a CDS encoding tetratricopeptide repeat protein produces MKAKVNALLSVTITLLILTAGNAFTANTVSSQQMRDCLKNQDWQGATSQLKLLISQSPKDAASFVIDDENKELWGEKILDAVEVLKTASQSTPRDATGFKLRVALLDCYKNLEIWDQAFTLIETIASDYPDDKLSYHNFKAICYYYQNKHTEALVEIKKAAELYNGTQVDKELIGYVLQCYPYDDTNRIIRVAYTMIRYLPDCTDKQRASIYGWAWNMCMDSGCMTEANAICSKAAPCWEKVKNDGDLGTLTVLIHAYLDARDYEKAIPLCKEIAASKPENAVDALTVLAECLHALGRDQEALDYQVDYYRQHPELKLEADWTYARTKFYTEQDKSTTISLLEKLQADYPEFPHKYELQSYLYYAYKAGWKTSKLINLLKEMQNTCPEYRRAEVSTKLAEVYILVNATKAETLLNQLIKDNPDHYLVPKWKIDLANCSFSKGDLATARDAYKAVYEHYPNNKYGYNAHFAYAHCCICQGDLAVGEAVLREIVEKCPDKKSVDDAKERLSLLKKK; encoded by the coding sequence TTGAAAGCTAAAGTAAACGCACTATTGTCTGTTACAATAACGCTCCTTATACTTACAGCTGGCAACGCTTTTACAGCCAACACTGTTTCCAGTCAACAAATGCGTGATTGCCTGAAAAATCAAGATTGGCAAGGCGCAACCTCTCAACTAAAGCTGTTGATATCCCAGTCACCAAAAGATGCGGCATCATTTGTTATTGATGATGAGAACAAAGAGCTCTGGGGTGAAAAAATTTTGGATGCCGTTGAAGTATTGAAAACAGCGTCACAATCAACTCCAAGGGACGCCACTGGTTTCAAACTTAGAGTTGCACTGCTTGATTGTTACAAAAATTTGGAGATTTGGGATCAGGCATTCACTCTTATCGAAACCATCGCATCAGATTATCCCGATGATAAGCTGAGCTATCATAATTTCAAAGCTATCTGCTATTACTATCAAAACAAGCATACTGAGGCGTTGGTTGAGATCAAGAAAGCGGCAGAACTATATAATGGAACTCAGGTTGATAAAGAACTGATAGGCTACGTTTTGCAATGCTACCCCTACGATGATACCAATCGAATTATTAGAGTCGCTTATACTATGATTCGCTACTTGCCCGACTGCACTGATAAGCAGAGGGCTTCGATATATGGATGGGCATGGAATATGTGTATGGACTCAGGGTGTATGACTGAAGCGAACGCTATATGCAGTAAGGCTGCTCCCTGCTGGGAAAAAGTCAAAAACGACGGTGATTTGGGAACATTAACTGTTCTGATCCATGCTTATCTTGATGCCAGAGACTATGAAAAAGCAATCCCACTTTGTAAAGAAATCGCTGCAAGTAAACCCGAAAATGCTGTTGATGCTCTTACAGTGCTGGCTGAATGCTTACATGCATTAGGAAGAGACCAGGAGGCACTTGATTATCAGGTGGACTATTACCGGCAACATCCTGAACTAAAACTTGAAGCTGATTGGACTTATGCTCGGACTAAATTTTATACGGAGCAAGATAAATCGACTACAATTTCTCTTCTAGAGAAACTGCAGGCGGATTATCCTGAATTCCCGCATAAATATGAGCTTCAGTCTTATCTTTATTATGCCTACAAGGCGGGCTGGAAGACATCCAAGCTAATTAACTTGCTCAAAGAAATGCAAAACACCTGCCCTGAATATAGAAGAGCCGAAGTGTCGACTAAATTGGCGGAGGTTTACATTTTGGTCAATGCTACCAAAGCGGAAACCTTGCTCAACCAGCTTATCAAAGACAATCCAGATCACTATCTAGTTCCTAAATGGAAGATCGATCTGGCTAACTGCAGTTTTTCCAAAGGTGATCTGGCGACGGCTCGAGATGCATACAAAGCTGTTTACGAACATTACCCTAACAATAAATATGGTTATAATGCTCATTTTGCATATGCTCACTGCTGCATATGTCAGGGTGATCTAGCTGTGGGCGAAGCTGTATTACGAGAAATAGTCGAAAAATGCCCCGACAAGAAATCTGTTGATGATGCAAAAGAACGACTCTCGCTGCTCAAGAAAAAATAG
- a CDS encoding cytochrome c biogenesis protein CcdA encodes MLEHLFITFTKAMEGAVPIALGASFIWGILSVILSPCHLSSIPLIIGFISEQGNLTTKKAFGLSFLFGLGILITIAVIGIVTAAMGRMMGDVGKYGNYIVAAVFFIVGLHLVGIIPMPFSGPGSINIRRKGLAASFILGLVFGVALGPCTFAYMAPVLTLSLKVAATSFFYAALLLAVYGIGHCTVIVAAGTSTEAVQNYLNWNERSKGANIVKRICGVLVMLGGVYLIYAAR; translated from the coding sequence ATTTTGGAGCATCTTTTTATAACGTTTACCAAGGCAATGGAGGGTGCTGTACCGATTGCGCTGGGAGCCTCATTCATCTGGGGCATACTGAGCGTGATCCTGAGCCCTTGCCACCTGTCAAGTATCCCACTGATAATTGGTTTCATCAGCGAACAGGGCAACCTCACCACAAAAAAAGCGTTCGGGCTTTCTTTCCTGTTCGGACTTGGGATACTCATAACTATAGCGGTGATCGGCATAGTGACTGCCGCTATGGGTCGAATGATGGGTGATGTAGGCAAGTATGGCAACTACATTGTCGCAGCAGTATTTTTCATAGTCGGATTGCACCTGGTCGGCATAATCCCGATGCCGTTTTCCGGTCCGGGCAGCATAAACATCAGACGTAAGGGACTTGCGGCGTCTTTCATTCTCGGCCTTGTATTTGGAGTCGCGCTCGGCCCATGCACATTTGCCTATATGGCACCTGTGCTCACACTCTCCCTCAAGGTCGCAGCTACCAGTTTTTTCTATGCCGCATTGTTACTTGCCGTCTATGGAATAGGACATTGCACGGTTATTGTGGCAGCAGGCACTTCCACGGAAGCAGTCCAGAACTACCTGAATTGGAATGAGAGATCAAAGGGCGCCAATATTGTAAAGAGAATATGCGGAGTGCTGGTAATGCTTGGTGGAGTCTATCTGATTTATGCAGCCAGATAA
- a CDS encoding putative zinc-binding protein, which yields MTIDVKKQKIIVMPCSGIGKVHGLIAREATYAVTDELAPDSFEPMCLALLVSGDEEALAKIKKMDCITVDGCPKLCAAKNVEMAGGKIVRSIRVVDAFKNYRGAEPGTATKLADDGWTIVSEIAGGICNKREGEVS from the coding sequence GTGACAATAGATGTAAAGAAACAAAAGATAATCGTAATGCCCTGCAGTGGCATTGGAAAAGTGCATGGGCTTATCGCTCGTGAAGCCACATATGCAGTGACGGATGAACTGGCGCCGGATAGTTTTGAGCCGATGTGCCTTGCGCTGCTTGTTTCGGGAGATGAAGAGGCACTCGCAAAAATCAAGAAAATGGATTGCATCACAGTGGACGGCTGTCCCAAACTTTGTGCAGCTAAGAATGTCGAGATGGCTGGAGGCAAGATCGTCAGATCAATTAGAGTTGTGGATGCATTCAAGAATTATCGGGGTGCCGAGCCCGGCACTGCAACTAAGCTAGCTGACGACGGCTGGACGATAGTCAGCGAGATAGCCGGGGGTATATGTAATAAGCGCGAAGGCGAGGTGAGCTAG
- a CDS encoding 4Fe-4S binding protein, translating to MADDTFMGVKREKIDWCPTIDYSKCDFCMECDKFCPHQVFERRDENPKLVVANPHNCVVFCRACAKTCGPDAISFPSKPETIAKIKQIREEEGEQ from the coding sequence ATGGCTGATGACACGTTCATGGGCGTGAAGCGCGAGAAGATAGACTGGTGCCCGACCATCGACTATTCAAAGTGTGACTTTTGCATGGAGTGCGACAAGTTTTGTCCTCACCAGGTGTTTGAGCGGCGTGATGAAAATCCCAAGCTGGTGGTCGCAAATCCGCACAACTGCGTCGTCTTTTGCAGAGCATGTGCGAAGACATGCGGCCCGGATGCCATCTCATTTCCCAGCAAACCTGAGACCATCGCAAAGATCAAACAGATCCGCGAGGAAGAAGGGGAGCAATGA
- a CDS encoding PKD domain-containing protein, which translates to MTKWFCVVATIALVLVAMTSVLACPIPDFVTRSVLTSGVEASFDVYRPGMHYPQTIDIDEEIDYLGLDSVTYTWNWGDGTSDSTGVGVSHTYTYGGEYMITVTATDGDIYSIQDDPDVVYQFYVRVDWAQPE; encoded by the coding sequence ATGACTAAGTGGTTTTGTGTAGTAGCAACAATTGCATTGGTATTGGTTGCTATGACTTCTGTATTGGCTTGCCCAATACCCGATTTCGTAACACGATCAGTGTTAACGTCAGGTGTAGAGGCCTCATTTGATGTCTATCGCCCAGGCATGCATTACCCGCAGACTATAGATATCGATGAAGAAATTGATTATCTGGGGCTTGATTCTGTAACGTACACCTGGAATTGGGGTGATGGTACTAGCGATAGTACTGGTGTGGGAGTTTCTCACACCTACACCTATGGCGGTGAATACATGATCACAGTGACTGCAACTGATGGAGACATTTATTCAATTCAGGATGATCCGGATGTTGTCTATCAGTTCTATGTCAGAGTCGATTGGGCTCAGCCGGAGTAG
- a CDS encoding thioredoxin family protein gives MKNNWLKGFSAILMIVVMAAITAGYAADKKAPKPPAKPAAKQLPKLLDLGATKCIPCKMMVPVLDDLKKEYKGQLEVQFIDVWKDQSAAKKYKIQSIPTQIFFDAKGKEIYRHTGFISKDDIVKAFKDHGIKLKEPAKPKK, from the coding sequence ATGAAGAATAACTGGCTCAAAGGATTCTCAGCGATATTGATGATTGTAGTAATGGCAGCCATCACCGCCGGCTATGCAGCAGACAAAAAGGCCCCAAAGCCGCCAGCGAAACCTGCCGCCAAACAACTTCCGAAGCTCCTTGATCTCGGAGCCACCAAGTGCATACCCTGTAAAATGATGGTCCCTGTTCTTGATGATCTTAAAAAGGAGTATAAGGGACAGTTGGAGGTTCAGTTCATTGATGTCTGGAAAGACCAGTCTGCTGCCAAGAAATATAAGATACAAAGCATTCCAACTCAAATATTCTTTGATGCCAAAGGCAAAGAGATATACCGGCATACGGGGTTTATTTCAAAGGATGATATCGTGAAGGCTTTCAAAGACCACGGCATAAAACTGAAAGAGCCGGCGAAACCAAAGAAATGA
- a CDS encoding SHOCT domain-containing protein, translating to MIRSDDTPQRANRIRNMLWGALGGMACCTAMMAIMMAGGHKLMGKICGKMKGMMSCGMPDALGILKCRYAEGEITKEEYQHIKHELEK from the coding sequence GTGATTCGATCTGATGATACTCCTCAGCGGGCGAACAGGATTCGCAACATGCTTTGGGGAGCGTTGGGCGGTATGGCTTGTTGCACGGCAATGATGGCTATTATGATGGCCGGAGGGCATAAGCTGATGGGCAAGATTTGTGGCAAAATGAAGGGCATGATGAGCTGCGGCATGCCGGATGCTTTAGGAATCCTCAAGTGTCGATATGCTGAGGGAGAAATCACCAAAGAAGAATATCAACATATAAAGCATGAACTAGAAAAATAG